The Benincasa hispida cultivar B227 chromosome 9, ASM972705v1, whole genome shotgun sequence genome has a segment encoding these proteins:
- the LOC120084894 gene encoding agamous-like MADS-box protein AGL62 yields MKKTLGRQKIEIKKLEKKSSKQVTFSKRRVGLFKKASELAILCGVEVAIIVFSPNDKIFCFGHPDVDVLLDRYLTGNLSPPKQAESYIPVAEFNRDFTDIALEFEAEKKRAAELIRAAENSRKNGGFWWREAVEGMRLKELKEFRSALMNLRAKVAERVEQLTSIRIGGPLLPALPPPSALSLIHI; encoded by the coding sequence ATGAAGAAAACCCTCGGCCGTCAAAAGATCGAAATAAaaaagttagagaagaagagcaGTAAACAAGTAACGTTTTCGAAACGTCGTGTTGGACTTTTCAAGAAAGCTAGCGAGCTCGCTATTCTTTGCGGAGTAGAGGTAGCCATTATTGTCTTCTCTCCCAATGATAAGATTTTTTGTTTCGGTCATCCGGATGTCGATGTGCTTTTGGATCGCTATCTCACCGGAAATTTGTCTCCGCCAAAGCAAGCAGAGAGTTATATTCCTGTAGCGGAGTTTAATCGTGATTTCACTGATATTGCATTGGAGTTTGAGGCAGAGAAGAAACGAGCGGCGGAATTGATTCGTGCGGCAGAAAATTCAAGGAAGAACGGCGGATTTTGGTGGCGGGAGGCGGTGGAAGGAATGAGATTGAAAGAATTGAAGGAGTTTCGATCGGCATTGATGAATTTGAGAGCCAAAGTGGCAGAGAGAGTTGAGCAATTGACGTCGATAAGAATCGGAGGGCCTCTGTTACCAGCATTACCACCGCCGTccgccctgtctcttatacacatctag